A stretch of DNA from Mesorhizobium onobrychidis:
ATGCGCCAGCAGGGCGCGCAGTTGCGCCGGTTTCAGCGGCTTGCGCATCAACTCGATGCCGGCCGCGCGGGCGACTTTGGCAACGGTCTCCGAACCGTCGGCGGTGACGATCAGAGCCGGCACGGCGCGGCTGAGATAATCGCGGACCTCGGCGATCGTCGTGGTGCCGAGGTCGCCGCCGTCGAGATGCTGGTCGGCTATGACGATGTCCGGCACCCAGTCCGTATCGCCAAGCATGTCGAGCGCAGCATCGGTCGAGGTGGCGGGGCGCACCAGGCATTGCCAGCGCTCGAGCAGCGATGTCATCGCCTGCAGCACCTCGACGTCGTTCTCGACCAGCAGCACCTTTGTGCCGAACAGACCGTAGCCGCGCGGCCGCTCCATGTCGGCGGTGCTGGCAATGGCATCGACGCTGGCGCCGATCCCGACCGGAACGTCGATATGGAAAATCGTGCCGTGTCCGACCTTCGACGAGAACGTCACGGGATGGCCGAGCGCGGCGGCGATGCGGCGCACGATGGCCAGGCCCAATCCCAGCCCGCCGCCGGCAAGCCCGGCATCGGTCGGGATCGTGCCGCGGTGGAATTCCTCGAACACCGCCTCGCGCTGGTCGTCGGGGATACCGCAGCCGGTATCGGCGACATCGATACGGATCGTGTCGCCGCGATGCCTCGTGCCGACCAGCACGCCGCCGGAGCGGGTGTAGCGCAGCGCGTTGGAAAGTATGTTTTGCAGGATGCGGCGCAGCAAGGTGCGGTCCGAACGCACGACGGCGTTGACCGGCCGGAATTTTAGCGTCAGGCCCTTCATTTCGGCGACCGGCAGGAAATCCGAGCGCAGCGACGAAAACAGCATCTCCAGGCTGACGTCGCCGATATCGGGCTGCACGACGCCGGCGTCGAGCTTGGAAATGTCGAGCAGGGTGCGGAGCAGATCCTCCATCGTCTCCAGCGACCGTTCGACCTGCCGGACCAGTTTTTTGCCTTCGTCGCTGGTCTGCACTTCGGCCAGCGCCGAGACGGAGAGATGCGCGGCGTTCAGCGGCTGCAGCACGTCGTGGCTGGCGGCGGCCAGGAATCTCGTCTTGGACAGGTTCGCCAGCTCGGCGTTTTCCTTGGCCGCGCTGAGATCGATGTTGGATTGTTCCAATCTACGCAGTGTCGAGTGCAGTTCCTCAGTGCGCGTACGCACTCGATTCTCGAGCGAAATCGCGGTCTGGAACAGCGAGAACGCGTTGGCCTGCTGGTCCATCGAGCGCTCGACGCGGCTGACAAGGGCTGCGTTGATCTTCTTCAGCTTCTCCAGGTCGTTGATGTTCCTGAGCGGCATAACAATCTCCTACTCCGCCGCCTGCCGCTCTCCGAAGGCGATGCCGGTGAACGTCTGGTTCAGATGCATCGACCGGTATTGTTCGCCATAGGTGCCGAAGCCGATGACGTTGTTGACCTTGTAGAGTTCCGAAATCTCCCGAAAGACCTGGCGGTTGAGCGCATCGAGCCTGCGCAGCACGCAGTCGAAAGCGAGGATCATGTCGATGCCGCCAAGCCTTTCCTCGACATCCCTAAAGGCGGCACGCGTCGATTCAACCATGTTCTTGGGTCGGGCGATGGAAAGGACGACGCCATCGTCGATGGCGCAGAAGAACGACAGCGAGCCGTCCGCGTGCATCTTCTGGATCGAGCGGCAGTAAAATTCGCCGCCCACTTTCACCACCACCGGATGCGAAGCGAAACTCAGTGGCGTCAGCATCTGCGGGATGACGCCGACCGAGGCGGCATATTCCTCTGCGGCATTGGTGGCGTTGAATTCGCGCACGGTGCGGTGATCGGGATCGGACGCGGTCACCACCAGCTTCTCGTCGGTGGGGATGAAATTGTCGGTCTTGAACACGTGGAAAGGAATTTCCGTGGTGATCAGCACGATGATGGCACTGTCGGAGGCAACCTTGCCGTTCGAGATCAGCCGCGTCGTCTCGAATTTCAGATCATCGCCGGCCGAACCGCCGATCAAAGGAATGTCGTCGAGCCCCCAATGGATGGCGGAAGTTACCGCCTCTTCGGCATAGGACAGTCCGTCGATGAAGCAAAGCGCGAAGGTGGAGTTGGTCCGTTCGTACCCGACGCGGCCCTGCAGCGAGCGCCGCAGCGCCCCGACTTCACCGGTGATCCTGTCCATGCCCGACGAAGAGAGACTGTCGACCATGGTGCTTGCGACCGAAAACGATGCTGACGGAAGCAGCAAGGCGAGGATCTGGCCTTCCTCCAGACCGCGCGGCGTGATTTCGCCGGCGGTGGAGCAGCCGGCATAGGCAAGTGCCGGCGCGTTGATCTTCAGCGCATCCGACACGGCCGCCGCATCCACGAGGCTCTGGGAGAAAAACAGCAGGGCGAACCCGGCATCGATGGCTGCGGCTTCGGCCGCGACCGCCCGGGTGAACGCATCGGCGTCGGGCTCATCCGTGGTGAGCACCGATAGGCCGCATGCATAACGCGTCCGTGAACTGGCCAGCGGTTTCCTCCTAACCTTCCTCCGACGCTCTTTTTGTGCGCGGCTCTTTTTTTGTGCTCCTGGCGCGCCGGCGTCGAAGTCATTGTTGTCTTCAAGTGCTACTTTGGCAATGAGCCAACATAATGGATTTGAAGTTTCTGCTATTTTGACGGCATCAGCGCTGAGAAACTTCAAATCCAAAACCACACCGGAAGGGAGCGTGATCCATGGAAGCGCAGGTCGGTAAGCTATTCGAAAGGTACGAGCGGCTTTTCCAGAAATCCCTCGCCGGCGATGCCGACATGGACGAAGTCACATCCGTCTATGCCTCCGCCTTCATTGCGGCGTCGCCTGCCGGCGTCATGGTCGGGAGAATGACGATCAGCTCAAGCAGGTTATGGAACAAGGCTATGCTCACTATCGAGCGATCGGCACGAAGGAGATGCGAATACGGGATGTTCGCATTTCGCCGATTGACGAGCATCATTGCGTTGCCCACGTCGCCTGGACGTCGATTTATGCGCGCAAAGGCCAACCGGACGTCACGATCGATTTCGACGTCCACTACCTCGTGCAGAAACTGGGCGGCGAGCCCAAAATATTTGGCTGGGTGTCGGGCGACGAGCAGGAGGTTCTCAGAAAATACGGAATCGGCTGAAATCGGCTTGGCCAGCACCATTGCCGCTCATGGCCGGAAGGCGGCGTCGCACGGCGATCGTGGTTCGCTTCGTTGCGCCGTTTGCCTGTCTTTGCGTGACCGAAAGTACAATAGGCGGTTTCTGGGACGAACTGCATTCTCGCAATCTCGGCATTCCATGGCACTTTTTCCCCGTGCTTTATGCGGTATAAGAATAGCGGACAGATGGAGGGCTCGGGCAGCACCGACGCCAAAACGACCAAGGTAGCACCCAGGGAGGTTTCATGTCGGACATATCGTTGACGGTGAACGGAAAGCGGGTCAGCGGCACTGCCGAAGACCGTACGCTTCTGGTTCATTTCTTGAGGGAGAATCTCGGCCTGACCGGGACGCATGTTGGCTGCGACACCTCGCAATGCGGCGCCTGTGTGATCCATGTCGACGGCAAGGCGGTAAAATCCTGCACGATGCTTGCGGTGCAAGCCTCCGGGTCGAGCGTCGTGACGATCGAAGGGTTGGCGGACGGCCCCGACCTGCATCCGGTGCAGGCGGCGTTCAAGGAGCATCACGGGCTGCAGTGCGGTTTCTGCACGCCGGGCATGATCATGGCGGCAACCGATATGATCGGCCGTCACCCCGAAGGCCTCGACGAGGCCACGGTGCGGGCCGAGCTCGAAGGCAACATCTGCCGCTGCACCGGCTACCACAACATCGTGAAAGCGATCCTCGCCGCATCGAAGACGATGACTAAGGGAGCCGCCAAGGGCAAGGCCAGGCAAGCAGCATAAGGGCAGTAAGGGAGTAGGGCAGTAAGGCAGTAGGGAAAATTGGCTCAAATCCCTACTGCCTTACTCCCCTACTGCCCTACTCACCTACTTCAGCAATTCGGGAGGAATTTCTGCGATGGGCATTGAAGGTGTTGGCGCTCGTGTAGCGCGCAAGGAAGACAAGCGGTTCATTACCGGCGCGGGGCGCTATGTCGACGACATGGTGGTTCCCGGCATGAAGCATGCGGCCTTCGTGCGCAGCCCGCATGCGCATGCTGAGATCAAGAAGATCGATGTCAAAAAAGCCCAGGCCATGCCGGGTGTCATCGGCGTGCTGACCGGCAAGGAGCTCAAGGCCGACGGCATCGGCAATCTCATCTGCGGGTGGATGATCCATTCCAAGGACGGCTCGCCGATGAAGATGGGGGCGTGGTCGCCGCTGGCCTTCGACAGGGTCCGTTATGTCGGCGACGCGGTGGTCGTCGTGGTTGCCGAAACCAAGGGCCAGGCGCGCGACGCGGCCGAAGCGGTCGACATCACTTACAAGGAACTGAAGGCAGTCGTCGATGCTCCGAAGGCGCTCGAAAGGAGTGCGCCCCAAATCCATCCGGAAGCCGATAACAATCTGATTTTCGACTGGGAGCTCGGCGACAGCACGGCGACCAACGCGGCGATCAAGGCCGCTGCCCACGTCACCCGCATGAAGATCGTCAACAACCGGCTGGTGCCGAACGCCATGGAGCCGCGTGCGGCACTAGGCTTTTACGACAAGGCCGAGGACCACTACACGTGCTGGACGACCTCGCAGAACCCGCATCTTGCGCGCCTGGTGATGAGCGCCTTCTACAATGTCGCGCCCGAAAACAAGCTGCGCGTCATCGCGCCGGATGTCGGCGGCGGCTTCGGCTCGAAGATTTACATCTATCCGGAAGAAATCATCTGCCTTTGGGCCTCGAAGAAAACCGGCGTGCCGGTCAAATGGGTCGCTGACCGCACCGAGAGTTTTCTCACCGACGCCCATGGCCGTGACCATGTCTCGACGGTGGAGATGGCCTTCGACAAGGACAACAGGATCACCGGGCTGAAGGTCGACACCATCGCCAATCTCGGCGCCTACATGTCGCTGTTCTCGTCCTGCGTGCCGACCTATCTCTACGCGACGCTGTTGTCGGGCCAGTATGATATTCCGGCGATCCACGCCAATGTGCGCGCCGTCTACACCAACACCGCGCCGGTCGACGCCTATCGCGGGGCAGGGCGGCCGGAAGCCACCTATCTGCTCGAACGCACCATGGAGACCGCCGCACGCGAGTTGGGCGTGTCGCCGGCGGAGCTTCGCCGAAAGAACTTCATCACCTCGTTTCCGCACCAGACGCCGGTCATCATGAACTATGACGCTGGCGATTATGCCGCTTCGCTCGACGCGGCGATGGCGGCTGCCGACTATGCCGGCTTTGCCGAGCGCAAGGCCGCCGCCGCCAAGAAAGGCAAGCTGCGCGGCATCGGCATGAGCAACTATATCGAGGCCTGCGGCCTGGCGCCGTCGGCGGCGGTCGGCAGTCTTGGAGCGGGTGTCGGTCTTTGGGAAAGTGCCGAGGTGCGCGTCAATGCCGCCGGCACCATCGAGGTGCTGACCGGCTCGCACAGTCATGGCCAGGGCCATGAGACGACTTTCGCGCAACTGGTCAATCAGCGCTTCGGCGTACCGATCGACAGCGTCTCGATCGTCCATGGCGATACCGACAAGGTGCAGATGGGCATGGGCACCTATGGTTCGCGCTCGGGCGCCGTCGGCATGTCGGCCGTCGCCAAGGCGCTCGACAAGGTCGAGGCCAAGGCCAAGAAGATCGCCGCACATCTGCTCGAGGCCGACGAGGGCGACATCGTCATCGAAAACGGTGCGTTGAAGGTCACCGGCACCGACAGACAAGTGCCATGGTTCCAGATGGCGCTCGCCGCCTACACCGCCCATAGCCTGCCTGGCGGCATGGAGCCGGGGCTGAAGGAGACCTCATTCTACGACCCGTCGAACTTCACCTTCCCGGCCGGCTGCTATGTCTGCGAGGTCGAGATCGATCCGGAGACCGGCGTGACCGAGATCGTCCAGTTCGTCGCCGCCGATGATTTCGGCAACATCATCAACCCGATGATCGTCGAAGGCCAGGTGCATGGCGGCGTCGCCCAAGGCATTGGCCAGGCCTTGCTGGAGGGCACTCGCTACGACGCCAGCGGGCAGCTTCTGACGGCGAGCTATATGGACTACACCATGCCGCGCGCCGACGACCTGCCGTCGTTCAAGGTCTCGACCTCGAACACGCCGTGCCCGGGCAATCCGCTCGGCATCAAGGGCTGCGGCGAGGCCGGCGCCATCGGCTCACCGCCGGCTGTGATCAACGCCATCACCGATGCCATCGGCATCACCGATATCGCCATGCCGGCATCGCCGTCCACGGTCTGGGCAGCGATCCGGGCGACGAAGCACTGAAAGGAATGAGTAGAAAGTAGTGAATAGTGAATAGAAATGCGCTTCGCCAAGGCGGCACCTGACCATTCACTACTCACTGCTCACTACCGACTATTTATTTCACGGGAGAATCCCATGTACTCAGTCAATTACCACCGCGCCGCCTCCGTCGCCGACGCCGCCAAGCTGCTCAAGAGCGGCGATGCAAAGCTCTTGTCGGGCGGTATGACGCTGATCCCCGCCATGAAGACGCGACTTGCCGCGCCTTCTGACCTGGTCGACCTGTCGCGGATCAAGGAACTGCAAGGCGTCAAGGTGTCGGGCAAGACCGTCACCATCGGCGCCGCCACCACGCATCACGATGTCGCCAGCGACGAGAAGCTGAAGAAGGCCTGTCCGGCGCTCGCCCATATGGCGTCCCGGATCGGCGACCCGGCGGTGCGCTACAAGGGCACGATCGGTGGCTCGATCGCCAACAACGATCCGGCGGCCGACTATCCGGCAGCACTTCTTGCGCTCGATGCCACCATCGTCACCAACAAGCGCGAGATCGCCGCCGGCAAGTTCTTCTCGGGCCTGTTCGAGACGGCGCTGAAAGACGGCGAGATCATCACTGCCGTGACCTTCACCGCGCCGGCTAAGGCGGCCTATGAAAAATTCCGCAATCCGGCATCGCGCTACGCGATCGTCGGGGTGTTCGTGGTCAAGGGCAAGGACGGCGTCAGGGTCGCCGTCACCGGGGCCGGCGATGACGGCGTCTTCCGTTCGAAGGAAATCGAGGCGGCGCTGACCAAGAGTTTCACGGCCGCCGCCCTCGACGGCATGAAGATTTCGGCGAAGAATTTGATGAGCGACATCCACGCCTCGGCCGACTACCGTGCCAATCTGATCGCGGTAATGGCCAAGCGCGCAGTGGCTGCCGCCAACGCCTGAATCTGCCGGTTGCCGATTTGGGATTGCCCGTCTTGGGGAAGGGGGCGTTCGCGGCCCCTTTCTCGTCGCTTTCGGGTCTGACGGCCGGACATGCCAGAGTGTTGCTATCTCGCACTTGCCGGCCCGCGCCTGGCTGAACCGCAACTGGTAGAGTTGTCGCCTCAGCCGGTGATCTGCCTGGTATAGTAGCGCACCGCCTTCTTGCCGCCATGGATCACCGCGTCGCCGACCTCCACAAAGCCGAGCGCAGCGTGAAACGCATCCGAAGCCGGGTTGGGCGGGTCGGCATTCACCTCGCAAGTGACGATGGCCTGGCCGGCACGCAGTGCATGGTCGAACAGGTCCTCATAGAGCCTGCGGGCATGGCCGCGGCCACGCGCTTCTCCCGCGACGACGACGCGGTCGACATAGACGAAGCGCGGGTAGCGCTCGCGAAACCACAGGAAGTTCGGACTGTCGTAGCGGGCGTTCTGGTCGAAGGTCATGATGAAGGCTTCGAGCGCACCGATGCGGCGCGCATAAAACGTCTCGCCGAGCAGGAAGGACAGGCGCTCTGGCTCAAGCCACGACAGTTCGGCCGCGTGCTCGTTGTTGAGGGCGAGGACGGCGGGCTCGTCCTGCGGCGAGACCCGGTCGATCGACAAGCGTGCTTGCGTCACGTGTTTTCTTCCTTCGGGATCATGCTCTCGCCGCCGCAATCGTCGCCGCCACCAGCGCCTCGTCGGTCACGGTGTTGCGGTACTCGCGGTCGAGGTCGGTGCCGCCCATGCCGACATGGGGGTTGCGGTAGCGCATGGCGCTCGGCACGTCCTTGAGTGCTGCGAAGTGCATTTCAGTCAGTCCGGTTTTTTCCAGCACCTCGGCGATGTTCCTGGGGTCGAGCCCGCCGCAGCCGAGAATGATGATGCGCTTCCCCGCCTGCCGGACGAGGTCCGCCAGCAGGGCCATGCCTTCCAAAGCGGTGTCGCGCTGGCCGCTGGTCAGCACGCGGCCGACCTTGCTGCGGATCAGCGCTTCCAGCGCTTCGGCCGGAGCGCGCGTCATGTCGAAGGCACGGTGGCAGGTGACGTTCAAAGGCCCTGCCGCCTGCACCAATTCGCTCATGCGCTTTTCGTCGATGGTACCGTCGGCGTTAAGGCAGCCGACGACGAAACCGGCCACGCCAAGCTCGCGCAGCGCGCGCACATCGGCGAGCATCGAGCTGTATTCGGCGTCGCTGTAGAGAAAATCGCCGCCGCGCGGCCGCACGATGACGTGGAACGGAATCGTCGCCAGTTCGAAGGCTGCGCGCACGGTGCCGAAGCTTGGCGTGATGCCGCCCTCAACGAGGCTGGCGCACAGCTCGACCCGGTCGGCGCCCGCTGCTTGGGCGGCGAGCAGGCCGTCTATGCCTTCGACGCAGATTTCGATCAGCGGCAGGCGAGGGCGTTCGGTGTCGGTCACAGGGCGATCCGTTGCTGATTTCAAGACGTGCAGCCCTAGCATCGGGCTCCTTGCCGCGAAAGCCGGAACTATTGGCTCAACGCGACGGGTCGTTGCCGTTTGCTTGCTGCCGATTCCTCACTTGACACATTCATAACTGGTGAGTTATGCGTCAATTCATAACCGATCAGTTATTGTTTTGCATAGACGGCGCGACATCCGGCTCGGCAGAACGCACCCGCACAAAACACGTCTGAAGGAGACCACCATGCAAGCAAGGCTGAAAAACCCTGTGCTTCTCATTCCCGGCGCCCTGCAGGCGCTGCTCGCGCTGGACAAGTCGACTGAAACGGCTGACCTGCCCTATGTGACGCGTAAGCTCGTCCATTTGCGAGCCAGCCAGATCAACGGATGCAGCGTCTGTATCGACATGCATGCGCGCGAATTGAAGAAGGCCGGCGAAAAGGATGAGCGCGTCTTCACCGTATCCGCCTGGCGGGAGACGCCGTACTTCACCGACGCCGAACGCGCGGCACTTGCGCTTGCCGAGGCAACAACCCGGCTTTGCGACCGGCCGGACGCGGTGCCGGACGCGATCTGGGACGAGGCCGCCCGGCACTATGACGAGAAGGCGCTTGCCGCTCTGGTGGTTCAGATTGCCCTGATCAACGCCTTCAATCGCCTCAACGCCGCCACCAGGCAGATGGTCGGCGCCTGGGGGTGAGCCGGACCGGCTGCCGATATGCCGTGGCACATGTCTCGTTTTCGCGGCGGCGCATCAGATCCGCAAATTGTGCGCGTTCGCGCGCACGAAGTCGATGAAGGCCCGCAGCTTGGGCGGGACGAGTCGGCGGCTGGGATAATAGAGGTGGAGCGGTTCGTAGGTCGGACAGAAAGGCTCCAGCACCTTGACCAGCGCGCCTGAGGCGAGAAGTGGCGCGGCGAGGCCTTCGACGGCGAAGGCCAGGCCAAGCCCTTGCGCGGCGGCTGTGATGCAAAGCGGAAGTGTGTTCACGACCAGGCGTGCGTCCGGCGTGAACTCGACCTGGCGTCCATTGACGAGAAACTCCCACGGCGAGATGGCGCGGGTGCGGGTGAAGGCGAAGGCGATGCAGCGGTGGGCGGCGAGGTCGGCCGGCCGCTTCGGCGTGCCATTGCGCGCCAGATAATCCGGGCTCCCCAACACGACCGTCTGCAGCGGCCCGCCCAGACGCGCGCCGATCATATCTTTCTCGAGAAGCTCGCCGATCCGCAGACCGGCATCGAAGCCCTGAGCAGCGATATCGACGAAATTGTCGTCGAAGATCAGGCTAAGCCGCACGTCCGGGTAAGCGTCCATGAACGGCCCCATCAGCGGCTCGATCAGCAGCGGCGCGGCGATCCACGGCAGGCTCAGGCGCAGCGTGCCGGCGGGGCGATCGCGGGTCTCGCGCAGCGCCGCGCCTGCCGCCCAGATCTCTTCGGCCGCTGGGCGCACGTGGTCGAGATAGTGGGCGCCGGCTTCGGTCAAGCCAACGCTGCGGGTCGTGCGGTTGAGGAGCCGCACCCCCAGACGCTCCTCGAGCCCCTTGACGGCTTCGCTCAACGAGGCCGGGGCGACGCCGAGTTCGGCCGCGGCGCGGGTGAAGCTCTTGGCCTCAGCGACCTTCACGAAGGCGACGATGCCACTGAACTGGTCGAGGCGCATTGTGAGGATATTCCAAATAGCCTTGTCGAACTATACGGGTTTTTCCGGTGAACAAAAAGCCTCATGTTGGGTCCGACGAATGGGCATCGCTGTTGCGACGGCTCGAACAGGCAAGGAGACAGGACTGATGACCAGGCTCGCTTCGCTCGCCGCCGGCGCTCTCCTGGCCGCGTCCGCCGCCCCCGCGAGCGGCGGTCCTCAGGAAGACCGCAACATCCAGCTGATCAAGGACTATTACGCAGCTTACGCGACCGGGAACCCGGAGGCCGTCCGGCCCTTTCTCGCGCCCGACATCGTGTGGCGCATTCCCGGCCATCATCCGCTGGCCGGCGACAAGCGCGGGCCGGAGGAAGTGGTCGCCTTCTTTCGTGGCCTGGCCGACGGCAAATTCAAGGCTGAGCCGATCTTCTTCCAGGCGCAAGGCGATCTCGTCGTCGACATCCATCGCGGCTGGTCGAACGTCGGCTCAGGTCCCGAGATCGACCAGCTCTACGCCCTGATGTTTCGCATCAAGGACGGCAAGATCGCCGAGGCACAGAATTTCTTGACCGACATGTACCAGTCGGACGCCTTCTACTGGACGCACTACCCGCTGAAGCCGCTGCCCGGCCGACTGGCGGACGACCGCTGAGACGGCGGCCTCCCTAAATCCGTCGCGCCGCGTTTCTCGCTCCAAGCCAAAGGAGACTTGCGATGTTGAAAATCCTGACGCTAGCCGCGGCCACCGCCGTCGCGCTCGGCTCCAGCGCCTTCGCCGCACCGCGCGTCGAGCGCGTCACTTTCGCCTCGCACGGTGAGCAGATCGTCGGCGATCTCTATCTGCCCGAGGATATGGACCCGGCGAAAGCTCGGCCCGCGCTGGTCGTGACCGGCGCATGGATGACGGTGAAGGAACAGATGGCCGCCCGCTACGCCCGCGAGATGGCCGACCGCGGATTCGTCGCCTTGACCTTCGACTTCCGCGGCTGGGGCGAAAGCGGCGGCGCACGTCGCCAATACGAGGATCCCGGCACCAAGATCGCCGACATCGAAGCGGCGGTCGCCTATCTCGCGACCCGGCCCGAGGTCAGCAAGGACCGCATCGGCGGGCTCGGCATTTGCGCCAGCTCCGGCTACATGGTCACTGCCGCCGCTAAAGATGCCGCGATCAAGTCGGTCGCCCTCGTTGCGCCCTGGCTGCACGATGCCGAGGTGGTCGAGCAGACCTATGGCGGCAAGGACGGCGTCGCGCAGCTCGAAGCTGTGGGCGATGCAGCCGAGGCTGCGTATCGCAGCACCGGCAAGCAGGTATTCCTGCCCGCCGCGAGCCTGACCGACGATCGCGCGATCATGTTCAAGGTGCCCTATTACACCGAGCCCGGTCGCGGCATGATCCCGGCCTGGCGCAACGAGGCCGATCCGGCCTTCTGGCGCGGCTGGCTGATGTTCGACGCAATCCAGGCTGCTCCGCGCCTGCATCAGCCCTTTCTGATGGTACACAGCGAGGTGGCTGCCATCCCGCAGGGTGCGCACAAATTTTACGCCGGGCTGACCGGGCCGAAGCAGGGGCTGTGGCTCGACAACGTCACCCAGTTCGACTTCTACGACCGGGCCACGCCGGTCAAGGCCGCGAGTGATGCCGCCGCCGCGCACTTCAGCGCCACGCTGGGCAGTGCAGGGGAGGCGGGGCAATGAACCGCGTCACCCGCCGGTATGTCCTTGCCTCGGCAGTCTTCGCCGCGACGCTTGCCGCCACCTCGGCGTTGGCCTTGAGCGCCTCGCTGTCCGCGGCTGCGCTGACGGTCGAAGACAGGAACGCCATCGCCGAGGCAGTGGCGGGGGTCGGCCTCTATGCCGACCTGCGCGAATGGAACCGGGTCAAATCCTGTCTCGCGGCTCGCGTCACGACCGACTATACGAGCCTTTTCGGTGGCGAGGTCGCGACCAGCGACCGCGACGCGTTGATTGCTCGGTGGCAAGGCCTTCTGCCGGGCTTCGACGCCACCCAGCACCTCATCACCAACATCGTTGTCGAAGGCGCGGGCAACGATGCCATCGCGCGCAGCCATGTCCGCGCCACCCACTGGATCGACACCCGGTTCTGGACGGTCGGCGCCAGCTATCTCCACCGGCTGGTGCGGACACCGGAAGGCTGGCGCGTCAGCGCCA
This window harbors:
- a CDS encoding ATP-binding response regulator, which gives rise to MPLRNINDLEKLKKINAALVSRVERSMDQQANAFSLFQTAISLENRVRTRTEELHSTLRRLEQSNIDLSAAKENAELANLSKTRFLAAASHDVLQPLNAAHLSVSALAEVQTSDEGKKLVRQVERSLETMEDLLRTLLDISKLDAGVVQPDIGDVSLEMLFSSLRSDFLPVAEMKGLTLKFRPVNAVVRSDRTLLRRILQNILSNALRYTRSGGVLVGTRHRGDTIRIDVADTGCGIPDDQREAVFEEFHRGTIPTDAGLAGGGLGLGLAIVRRIAAALGHPVTFSSKVGHGTIFHIDVPVGIGASVDAIASTADMERPRGYGLFGTKVLLVENDVEVLQAMTSLLERWQCLVRPATSTDAALDMLGDTDWVPDIVIADQHLDGGDLGTTTIAEVRDYLSRAVPALIVTADGSETVAKVARAAGIELMRKPLKPAQLRALLAHLLA
- a CDS encoding FIST signal transduction protein, yielding MLTTDEPDADAFTRAVAAEAAAIDAGFALLFFSQSLVDAAAVSDALKINAPALAYAGCSTAGEITPRGLEEGQILALLLPSASFSVASTMVDSLSSSGMDRITGEVGALRRSLQGRVGYERTNSTFALCFIDGLSYAEEAVTSAIHWGLDDIPLIGGSAGDDLKFETTRLISNGKVASDSAIIVLITTEIPFHVFKTDNFIPTDEKLVVTASDPDHRTVREFNATNAAEEYAASVGVIPQMLTPLSFASHPVVVKVGGEFYCRSIQKMHADGSLSFFCAIDDGVVLSIARPKNMVESTRAAFRDVEERLGGIDMILAFDCVLRRLDALNRQVFREISELYKVNNVIGFGTYGEQYRSMHLNQTFTGIAFGERQAAE
- a CDS encoding (2Fe-2S)-binding protein, whose product is MSDISLTVNGKRVSGTAEDRTLLVHFLRENLGLTGTHVGCDTSQCGACVIHVDGKAVKSCTMLAVQASGSSVVTIEGLADGPDLHPVQAAFKEHHGLQCGFCTPGMIMAATDMIGRHPEGLDEATVRAELEGNICRCTGYHNIVKAILAASKTMTKGAAKGKARQAA
- a CDS encoding xanthine dehydrogenase family protein molybdopterin-binding subunit, with the translated sequence MGIEGVGARVARKEDKRFITGAGRYVDDMVVPGMKHAAFVRSPHAHAEIKKIDVKKAQAMPGVIGVLTGKELKADGIGNLICGWMIHSKDGSPMKMGAWSPLAFDRVRYVGDAVVVVVAETKGQARDAAEAVDITYKELKAVVDAPKALERSAPQIHPEADNNLIFDWELGDSTATNAAIKAAAHVTRMKIVNNRLVPNAMEPRAALGFYDKAEDHYTCWTTSQNPHLARLVMSAFYNVAPENKLRVIAPDVGGGFGSKIYIYPEEIICLWASKKTGVPVKWVADRTESFLTDAHGRDHVSTVEMAFDKDNRITGLKVDTIANLGAYMSLFSSCVPTYLYATLLSGQYDIPAIHANVRAVYTNTAPVDAYRGAGRPEATYLLERTMETAARELGVSPAELRRKNFITSFPHQTPVIMNYDAGDYAASLDAAMAAADYAGFAERKAAAAKKGKLRGIGMSNYIEACGLAPSAAVGSLGAGVGLWESAEVRVNAAGTIEVLTGSHSHGQGHETTFAQLVNQRFGVPIDSVSIVHGDTDKVQMGMGTYGSRSGAVGMSAVAKALDKVEAKAKKIAAHLLEADEGDIVIENGALKVTGTDRQVPWFQMALAAYTAHSLPGGMEPGLKETSFYDPSNFTFPAGCYVCEVEIDPETGVTEIVQFVAADDFGNIINPMIVEGQVHGGVAQGIGQALLEGTRYDASGQLLTASYMDYTMPRADDLPSFKVSTSNTPCPGNPLGIKGCGEAGAIGSPPAVINAITDAIGITDIAMPASPSTVWAAIRATKH
- a CDS encoding FAD binding domain-containing protein, whose translation is MYSVNYHRAASVADAAKLLKSGDAKLLSGGMTLIPAMKTRLAAPSDLVDLSRIKELQGVKVSGKTVTIGAATTHHDVASDEKLKKACPALAHMASRIGDPAVRYKGTIGGSIANNDPAADYPAALLALDATIVTNKREIAAGKFFSGLFETALKDGEIITAVTFTAPAKAAYEKFRNPASRYAIVGVFVVKGKDGVRVAVTGAGDDGVFRSKEIEAALTKSFTAAALDGMKISAKNLMSDIHASADYRANLIAVMAKRAVAAANA
- a CDS encoding GNAT family N-acetyltransferase, producing MTQARLSIDRVSPQDEPAVLALNNEHAAELSWLEPERLSFLLGETFYARRIGALEAFIMTFDQNARYDSPNFLWFRERYPRFVYVDRVVVAGEARGRGHARRLYEDLFDHALRAGQAIVTCEVNADPPNPASDAFHAALGFVEVGDAVIHGGKKAVRYYTRQITG
- a CDS encoding copper homeostasis protein CutC translates to MLGLHVLKSATDRPVTDTERPRLPLIEICVEGIDGLLAAQAAGADRVELCASLVEGGITPSFGTVRAAFELATIPFHVIVRPRGGDFLYSDAEYSSMLADVRALRELGVAGFVVGCLNADGTIDEKRMSELVQAAGPLNVTCHRAFDMTRAPAEALEALIRSKVGRVLTSGQRDTALEGMALLADLVRQAGKRIIILGCGGLDPRNIAEVLEKTGLTEMHFAALKDVPSAMRYRNPHVGMGGTDLDREYRNTVTDEALVAATIAAARA
- a CDS encoding carboxymuconolactone decarboxylase family protein; the protein is MQARLKNPVLLIPGALQALLALDKSTETADLPYVTRKLVHLRASQINGCSVCIDMHARELKKAGEKDERVFTVSAWRETPYFTDAERAALALAEATTRLCDRPDAVPDAIWDEAARHYDEKALAALVVQIALINAFNRLNAATRQMVGAWG
- a CDS encoding LysR family transcriptional regulator, with the protein product MRLDQFSGIVAFVKVAEAKSFTRAAAELGVAPASLSEAVKGLEERLGVRLLNRTTRSVGLTEAGAHYLDHVRPAAEEIWAAGAALRETRDRPAGTLRLSLPWIAAPLLIEPLMGPFMDAYPDVRLSLIFDDNFVDIAAQGFDAGLRIGELLEKDMIGARLGGPLQTVVLGSPDYLARNGTPKRPADLAAHRCIAFAFTRTRAISPWEFLVNGRQVEFTPDARLVVNTLPLCITAAAQGLGLAFAVEGLAAPLLASGALVKVLEPFCPTYEPLHLYYPSRRLVPPKLRAFIDFVRANAHNLRI